Proteins from a genomic interval of Bacteroidales bacterium:
- a CDS encoding response regulator, producing the protein MSKVEGPIRIWIKPKVLAGFTIILAFAIAAISITYNGFIELSRTKQSLSHPNKKLITLNSVLADIYEAESNIRAYNLSQNEDYLNFYFSFLLKINDKVDSLLYLTKDNSSQRAKIKTIKQFLGRKEKVLDEFIDLKKKDRSSIFYDRALDEIAKAQSNPNTRKPVVAKTTTTTTSKKDTIVERSTNQKASFFGKIKNWISGKEKVDTIFTNVQVETRIDTIVRSGYVSDSVMGNVIGILHQIKKEQEIARDLASSKELELLKSDKELMDQIRIIVSLLEREELSQSYKRANNAQEVVYKSTIIVLALGGAALIMLLLFLAVIFRDITKGNYYRNELYESKKYAEKLLKVKEQFLANMSHEIRTPLSSIIGLSRQIERTDLNTKQTDYIKLLTSSSNHLLSVINDILDFSKIEAGQMKIENLPFNLLEVLQESLNTMREKANEKGIILDLIVDDNENITLWGDPFRLKQIVLNLLSNAIKFTEIGSVTLISNFTDINEDFVRVRITVKDTGIGISPEHQSFIFEEFTQADPSTTRKYGGTGLGLTIVKRLTELQGGEVSIESQQGVGTSINITIPYRLKGEHLKRREESINPLIVSNDIRVLVVDDDEVNRIISEELFKTLGIAADSTGDPCKVMDLISKKEYHIIFTDIHMPGISGYDIVEMINSLEKPMPVIAITANSVIDNPNYFIEKGFSGYLIKPFSEEDLMKVVEPFVEVQKVDMPHFEDDVNSDLGYDLTDIFRFSGGDMQSAKLILSTFLENTHKNLLELNSHIQEKDLKNASAIAHKMKPAFRQFKIYNIAGLLLKIEKLEDKKENLHLAKDLTDELNIQIKPILKLLKKELLKLGE; encoded by the coding sequence ATGTCAAAGGTAGAAGGTCCTATTCGGATTTGGATTAAACCAAAAGTATTAGCTGGTTTTACTATTATTCTAGCCTTTGCTATAGCAGCAATATCAATAACTTATAATGGCTTTATTGAACTCTCTCGAACTAAGCAATCGCTATCGCATCCCAATAAAAAGTTAATCACATTAAATTCAGTTCTTGCAGATATTTACGAAGCTGAAAGTAATATTCGTGCTTATAATCTTTCCCAGAATGAGGATTACTTGAACTTCTATTTTTCATTTCTTCTGAAAATTAATGATAAGGTTGATTCGCTACTTTACTTAACTAAAGATAATTCGAGTCAACGGGCTAAAATCAAGACCATTAAGCAGTTTTTGGGGCGAAAAGAAAAAGTACTCGATGAATTTATAGATCTTAAAAAGAAAGATCGTTCATCGATTTTTTACGATAGGGCTCTTGATGAGATAGCAAAAGCCCAATCGAATCCTAATACAAGAAAACCAGTTGTTGCTAAAACAACAACCACAACCACTTCAAAGAAGGATACTATCGTTGAACGCTCTACAAATCAAAAGGCTAGTTTTTTTGGTAAGATAAAGAATTGGATATCAGGGAAAGAAAAGGTTGATACAATCTTTACCAATGTTCAGGTTGAAACCAGAATAGATACAATAGTTCGTTCTGGCTATGTATCCGATAGTGTGATGGGGAATGTTATTGGAATTCTTCACCAAATAAAAAAAGAGCAGGAGATTGCCAGAGATCTTGCCAGTTCAAAAGAGCTGGAATTGCTAAAAAGTGATAAGGAACTCATGGATCAAATTCGGATTATCGTATCACTCCTTGAGCGCGAAGAACTATCCCAATCCTATAAACGTGCAAATAATGCCCAAGAAGTTGTATATAAATCAACCATCATAGTACTGGCACTTGGGGGTGCTGCCCTAATAATGCTATTGCTCTTTCTTGCAGTAATCTTTAGAGATATCACAAAAGGTAATTATTATAGGAACGAACTTTATGAATCAAAAAAATATGCTGAGAAGTTGCTTAAGGTGAAGGAACAATTTTTGGCAAATATGAGCCATGAAATTAGAACACCTTTGAGTTCAATCATAGGACTGTCAAGGCAAATCGAAAGAACAGACCTTAATACAAAACAAACCGATTATATTAAACTGCTTACTTCATCATCTAATCATCTACTTAGTGTTATAAACGATATTCTCGATTTTTCCAAGATTGAAGCGGGACAGATGAAAATCGAAAACCTGCCCTTTAACCTTTTAGAGGTTCTTCAGGAATCTTTGAATACTATGCGCGAGAAAGCTAACGAAAAAGGAATCATTCTCGATCTTATTGTTGATGACAATGAAAATATTACTCTTTGGGGCGATCCATTCAGATTAAAACAGATAGTTTTAAACCTACTTAGCAATGCAATTAAATTTACCGAAATTGGTAGTGTAACTCTAATATCAAACTTTACCGATATAAATGAGGATTTTGTTAGGGTGCGTATTACCGTAAAGGATACAGGCATAGGCATTTCACCCGAGCATCAATCTTTTATTTTTGAAGAGTTTACCCAAGCAGATCCGAGTACTACCCGCAAGTACGGTGGAACTGGGCTTGGGCTTACAATTGTTAAAAGACTAACTGAACTTCAGGGAGGGGAGGTAAGTATTGAGAGCCAGCAGGGTGTGGGTACATCAATAAATATTACCATACCATACCGATTGAAGGGTGAACATCTAAAGAGGAGGGAGGAATCGATTAATCCGCTTATTGTTAGCAATGATATTCGGGTTCTGGTAGTTGATGACGATGAGGTTAATCGCATTATATCTGAGGAACTATTTAAAACCTTAGGAATTGCTGCTGACTCAACTGGCGATCCTTGTAAAGTGATGGATTTGATTTCTAAAAAAGAGTATCATATCATATTTACTGATATTCACATGCCTGGGATAAGCGGTTACGATATTGTTGAAATGATAAATAGTTTAGAAAAACCAATGCCTGTAATTGCGATTACAGCGAATAGCGTAATTGATAACCCTAACTATTTTATCGAAAAAGGATTTTCGGGTTACTTAATAAAGCCTTTTTCCGAGGAGGACTTAATGAAGGTCGTTGAACCGTTTGTTGAGGTACAAAAAGTGGATATGCCTCATTTTGAAGATGATGTAAATAGTGATTTAGGGTACGACCTAACCGATATTTTCCGATTTTCTGGGGGCGATATGCAATCGGCGAAACTGATTCTTTCAACCTTTTTGGAAAATACCCATAAGAATCTTCTCGAACTGAATAGCCATATTCAGGAGAAGGATCTGAAAAATGCTTCGGCAATTGCACATAAGATGAAACCTGCATTCAGACAGTTTAAAATCTATAATATTGCAGGATTACTTTTAAAGATTGAAAAGTTGGAAGATAAGAAGGAGAACCTTCATTTAGCAAAAGATCTAACCGATGAGCTGAATATCCAAATCAAACCAATTCTGAAATTGCTTAAGAAAGAGTTATTAAAACTTGGGGAGTGA
- a CDS encoding tetratricopeptide repeat protein: MNKFTYFLLLFFISVSSLTPLLSQNRIDREDPATILKIASEDGRKPEQVIQLSNQVLALLSKVDKPDLVAKAYQLLGKSNRDLNQFSTAIDFYKRSEQIFIQLKDSASLAGAMNNIGNCYQMISEYDRAIEYLQKALKISENLRIKKINASILNNLGIIYQQTKQYDQSLNYHNQALLLFNEIGDKKGYSSTQNNIGLAYSSIGKYQEALVWFNKAIIIKNEINDTLNLANTYESIGQVHEKIDNFSKAIEYYSEALRLHQLIKNNYGVVEDYISLASVNIKIKNYQKVYEYLSEIEKKAEHVENYIALKDSYKVLSDYNLAIGNPYQSRAMMLKYALMVERIFSKQVSDKLSELTAKHETEKKEYQNKFLQANLEIESVRFQRSKEVQFFFFIICIVFISLLIYTIFLLRKLRIKNYQVVQINKELNNLNVELEANTARKTKELTDALRKTEESDKLKSEFLANISHEVRTPMNGILGFAKVLENNELSAEDRRLYLDVINRQGRSLLQIINDIISLSKIEAGQMEIKNTACNINKKLDDLSLIFNNPTYLYKKDGVALKIVKTQSNEKSNIVIDPVRVEQILINLIDNAYKFTSEGEIELGYSFEKHNTIKFYVKDTGVGIPEDQLDKIFNRFYRHIQPNQPSHRGAGLGLSISKRLANILGGDLYVESIPNKGSLFYFVIPFTPAELIDNNTTSIPKKNTNYWPNKVVLVVEDDQISFQFIQAILKGSGLRLIHAKSGEDAVTICQSDEVIDLVLMDIQLPFMSGHEATKQIKSIRKNLTVIAQTANVLDEEKNLSLEAGCKYYIIKPIESDDLYSTISKCFEGD, encoded by the coding sequence ATGAATAAGTTTACATATTTCCTGCTATTATTTTTCATCTCAGTTTCCTCTTTAACTCCATTATTATCTCAGAATCGAATTGATCGAGAGGATCCTGCTACAATATTAAAGATAGCTTCCGAGGATGGTCGTAAGCCTGAGCAGGTAATTCAACTTTCTAATCAAGTTCTTGCTTTGCTTTCAAAGGTTGATAAACCAGATTTAGTGGCAAAGGCTTATCAACTATTAGGAAAATCAAACCGCGATTTAAATCAGTTTAGCACTGCAATAGATTTCTATAAACGTTCAGAACAAATATTTATCCAGTTGAAGGATAGTGCTTCTTTAGCTGGTGCGATGAATAATATTGGTAATTGCTACCAGATGATAAGCGAGTATGATAGAGCAATTGAATATTTGCAAAAAGCACTAAAAATCAGCGAAAATTTGAGGATCAAAAAAATAAATGCTTCAATTCTCAATAATTTAGGGATAATTTACCAACAAACTAAGCAATATGATCAATCTCTAAACTACCATAATCAAGCACTACTACTTTTCAATGAGATTGGCGATAAAAAGGGTTACTCATCTACTCAAAATAATATTGGATTAGCATACAGCTCTATTGGTAAGTACCAAGAGGCCTTGGTGTGGTTCAATAAAGCAATAATAATTAAGAATGAAATTAATGACACCTTAAATCTGGCTAATACCTATGAGAGTATAGGGCAAGTACACGAAAAAATTGATAACTTTAGTAAAGCAATAGAATATTATTCGGAAGCCTTAAGACTTCATCAACTTATCAAAAATAACTATGGTGTGGTAGAGGATTATATCAGTTTGGCGAGCGTTAACATTAAGATAAAAAATTATCAGAAAGTTTATGAATACTTGTCGGAGATTGAAAAAAAAGCCGAGCATGTTGAGAATTATATAGCCTTAAAAGACAGTTACAAAGTTCTATCCGATTACAACTTAGCCATTGGAAATCCTTATCAATCACGTGCAATGATGCTTAAATACGCATTAATGGTTGAGAGAATTTTCAGCAAACAAGTCTCTGATAAGTTATCGGAACTAACTGCTAAGCATGAAACTGAAAAGAAAGAGTATCAAAATAAATTTCTACAAGCAAATCTTGAAATTGAAAGTGTAAGGTTTCAGCGATCAAAAGAGGTACAGTTTTTTTTCTTTATTATCTGTATAGTTTTTATTTCCCTTCTCATCTATACAATTTTCTTATTAAGAAAATTACGTATTAAGAATTATCAGGTTGTGCAGATTAATAAGGAGTTAAATAATCTAAATGTTGAACTTGAGGCTAACACCGCTAGGAAAACGAAAGAACTCACTGATGCATTAAGAAAAACAGAGGAATCTGATAAACTCAAGAGTGAATTTTTAGCCAATATAAGCCACGAGGTTCGAACACCTATGAATGGGATACTTGGTTTTGCTAAAGTCCTTGAAAATAATGAACTTTCAGCAGAAGATAGGAGGCTTTACCTTGATGTAATTAATAGGCAGGGTAGAAGTTTGCTTCAAATAATAAATGATATAATCAGTCTGTCTAAGATTGAGGCAGGTCAAATGGAAATTAAGAATACCGCCTGCAATATCAATAAAAAACTCGATGATCTTTCACTAATTTTTAACAACCCAACCTACCTTTATAAAAAAGATGGGGTTGCTTTAAAAATAGTTAAAACGCAAAGCAACGAAAAGAGTAATATCGTTATAGACCCGGTTAGAGTTGAGCAAATTCTAATAAATCTTATTGATAATGCATATAAATTTACAAGCGAAGGTGAAATTGAGCTTGGCTATTCATTCGAAAAGCATAATACCATTAAGTTTTATGTGAAAGATACGGGAGTTGGAATTCCTGAAGATCAGTTGGATAAAATATTTAATCGCTTTTACCGGCATATTCAACCTAATCAACCCTCGCATCGTGGCGCAGGGTTGGGTTTGTCTATATCTAAGCGATTGGCAAACATCTTAGGTGGTGATTTATATGTGGAGTCCATTCCTAATAAAGGTTCTTTATTCTATTTTGTTATCCCTTTTACTCCTGCTGAATTAATTGATAATAACACTACCTCGATACCTAAAAAGAATACTAATTACTGGCCGAATAAAGTCGTACTTGTTGTAGAGGATGATCAAATCAGTTTTCAGTTTATCCAAGCAATCCTGAAAGGAAGCGGTCTTAGGCTTATTCATGCAAAAAGTGGTGAGGATGCCGTAACCATTTGCCAATCTGACGAGGTGATTGATCTTGTCCTAATGGATATCCAACTCCCTTTCATGTCTGGGCATGAGGCTACTAAACAGATCAAATCGATAAGAAAGAATTTAACTGTTATAGCCCAAACAGCAAATGTGCTAGATGAAGAGAAAAATCTTTCGCTTGAGGCTGGATGCAAATACTATATAATCAAACCGATAGAATCCGATGACTTATACTCAACCATTTCAAAATGCTTTGAAGGTGATTGA